A section of the Candidatus Dormiibacterota bacterium genome encodes:
- a CDS encoding ABC transporter family substrate-binding protein, with the protein MAPARRTWSVCLLTALGLAVSGCGGSGGSSAQGTSSGSSAPPATAVDINRTDRSLLQDGGTIRWPIDGYPVNFNGNELDGTSSNGADVVGALMPSMFN; encoded by the coding sequence GTGGCACCCGCACGACGTACGTGGAGCGTCTGCCTTCTGACGGCACTGGGCCTGGCGGTCTCGGGCTGCGGTGGCTCGGGCGGGTCGTCGGCACAGGGGACGTCGTCGGGGTCCTCGGCGCCTCCTGCCACCGCCGTCGACATCAACAGGACCGACCGCAGCCTGCTCCAGGACGGCGGCACCATCCGCTGGCCGATCGACGGCTACCCGGTCAACTTCAACGGCAACGAGCTCGACGGCACCTCGAGCAACGGCGCCGACGTCGTGGGTGCGCTGATGCCGTCGATGTTCAACT